AGCAATACTGGAGAGCCTGATGAGAAAGAAGCCCAAAAGATTTTTGATGACATGGATGCCAGCATTGAAAATGAAGTTGATAGAGTTTATGTAAAGGCAAGAGCATACGGCACTGCTGAGGCAGTTTTAGCTAACAAAGTTTCAAATCCAAAGAGAGAATTTGAATTTGAGGTTTTCCTTCCGCAGGACTGCAAAATAGTTGTTCAGAACAACAGCGGCAATGTAAGTGTTTCGGATATTAAAGGCGGTTCTGTTTACATAGTAAATGGAGTGGGAAACATTGCAGTGACAAACACGTATGCACCACTTGACATTAAAAATGGTGAGGGTGATGTAAAGCTTGACTATGTTAGCGGCAATTTTCTAATTAACAATGGAAAGGGCAATATAAACCTCAAAATCGAAAAAACAAGCAGTTTCAAAGTTTCAACAACAAAAGGAAATATTACAGTGAAAATAGAAAAGATAAGTGGATATGGTAATTTGTCTATTGTAAATGCGGGTGAAGGAGATGTTACATTTGACGTAGGAAAAGATGTCAAAGCAAAAATTAAGGTGTTAACACAAGGAAAAATAAAATCTGACTTTGATTTTATAAAAACAGGAAATAGCTACTATATAGACCTTGATTCAGGGGGAAATACTATTGAGATAACAAACCTAAAAGGTTTTGTGAGGATATATAAAAATTACTGAACAGATAAGCGTAGAAAATTTTAGAGGATTGGACAATTAAAGAGAGTCCAATCCTCTACACCCACCTCTGGACAATTGGCATGCGCCTGCCAAAACCAAACGCTTTTGATGTTACTTTCAAGCCCGGTGCTGCCTGTTTTCGTTTGTATTCAGCTCTTTCCACAATCTTTATTATTTTAATCACAAGATCTTTTGGGTATCCCATTGAGACAATTTCATCTATGCTCTTTTGTTCTTCTATATATGCAACAAGTATTGGGTCAAGCACCTCATACGGTGGGAGAGTATCCTGGTCTTTTTGGTTTGGTCTAAGCTCTGCAGACGGTGGTTTTACTAAAACGTTATGTGGTATTATTTCTCTTTCCCTGTTTATATACCGTGCAAGCTCATACACAAGCATTTTTGGCAAATCTGATATAACTGCAAGTCCGCCTGCCATATCACCGTAAAGTGTGCAGTATCCAACTGCAAGCTCAGACTTGTTCCCTGTGGTAAGAACTAAACGGTTTTCCCTGTTTGATATAAACATGAGGATATTTCCACGAATTCGCGCCTGAATGTTTTCTTCTGCCAGGTCCTGCAGAGCAACTTCGCTTCCATTGAACATTCTAAGATATGCTTTAAATGGCTCTTCAATAGAGTAAACCCTAAATTCTATACCAAGGTTTTCTGCAAGCTTTCTTGCATCTTTTAAACTATGTTCTGAAGAATATCGAGATGGCATGGCAACACCAAGCACGTTTTCTTTTCCAAGTGCTTCAACCGCCAAACAGCAAACAACTGACGAATCGATTCCACCGGAAAGTCCTACTACTGCCTTTTTAGTTATTCCTGTTTTATCAAAATAATCTCTTATTCCGAGCACAAGTGCTTTTTTAATCCATGAGATGTCTTCATGTATTTCTATTTCAGGAATCTTGTCAATCTTTTCAAGTTCAATTTCAACTATATCCTCTTCAAATTCTTTTGCTTTTCCTACAAGTCTTCCGTCTGAGCTTATCACCATGCTGTTTCCATCAAATATAAGTTCATCATTTCCACCCACCTGATTTACGTATATAACAGGAAATCCATAGGCTTTTGCAGCATCCTTTAAAACTTTTAATCTCTGAGTTTCAAGTTTTGTGTAATGATAGGGTGAGGCTGAAAGGTTTATAAACACCTTTGCCCCCTTTTGATAAAGTTCATCAAGCACATTTATATCATACATTGCATTTTCATCATTATTTATATTCCAGATATCCTCGCATATGCTTATCCCAAAGTTTATTCCTTCAATAGTCACAACCTCTCTTGTAGGGCCTGGCATAAAATACCTGTTTTCATCAAATACATCATAGGATGGCAAAAGAGTCTTGTGTATAACCTTTTCTATTTTACCCTGATGAAGAATAATAGCACTGTTGAAAAGCTTTGAAACATGGTGACTTTTTGTTGGACTACCTACAATTACAAAACTATCTTCAACTGCCTTTGCAATTTTTTCAATTGCTTTTTCAATTGCATCTATAAAATCTTTTTGGAATAAAAGGTCTTTTGGAGGATAGCCACAGATTGATAGCTCTGGGAATACAAGGATTTTTGCATCTTTGTGGGATTTTATAATCTCAATTATCTTTTTTGTGTTACCTTCAATATCTCCAACAATGGGATTTATCTGGCAAAGCAAAATCTTCACATCTTCCACCTTCTTTGTGCTAAATATTCTTCAAGTCTTTTCTAAAAATTCTTTATTTTTTATACTTTCAATAATCTTCTGGTTGTATATTTCAGAATAATAGCTAAAATCAAGGTATTCTCTGAGGACACTTGCTTCAAATAAGATTCTTTCTTCATGATCCTTTAGAATTATTCCATCCTTGATTATGCTGTACTT
The DNA window shown above is from Caldicellulosiruptor owensensis OL and carries:
- a CDS encoding DUF4097 family beta strand repeat-containing protein, which encodes MKLKLITILLAILCMLVSCTPQKPKTKEYSQEGRWMVLDYKGKAFILDCDSSSIIIRGKVTSDITVRYVKKVIWTYNETISNTGEPDEKEAQKIFDDMDASIENEVDRVYVKARAYGTAEAVLANKVSNPKREFEFEVFLPQDCKIVVQNNSGNVSVSDIKGGSVYIVNGVGNIAVTNTYAPLDIKNGEGDVKLDYVSGNFLINNGKGNINLKIEKTSSFKVSTTKGNITVKIEKISGYGNLSIVNAGEGDVTFDVGKDVKAKIKVLTQGKIKSDFDFIKTGNSYYIDLDSGGNTIEITNLKGFVRIYKNY
- a CDS encoding NAD+ synthase, producing the protein MKILLCQINPIVGDIEGNTKKIIEIIKSHKDAKILVFPELSICGYPPKDLLFQKDFIDAIEKAIEKIAKAVEDSFVIVGSPTKSHHVSKLFNSAIILHQGKIEKVIHKTLLPSYDVFDENRYFMPGPTREVVTIEGINFGISICEDIWNINNDENAMYDINVLDELYQKGAKVFINLSASPYHYTKLETQRLKVLKDAAKAYGFPVIYVNQVGGNDELIFDGNSMVISSDGRLVGKAKEFEEDIVEIELEKIDKIPEIEIHEDISWIKKALVLGIRDYFDKTGITKKAVVGLSGGIDSSVVCCLAVEALGKENVLGVAMPSRYSSEHSLKDARKLAENLGIEFRVYSIEEPFKAYLRMFNGSEVALQDLAEENIQARIRGNILMFISNRENRLVLTTGNKSELAVGYCTLYGDMAGGLAVISDLPKMLVYELARYINREREIIPHNVLVKPPSAELRPNQKDQDTLPPYEVLDPILVAYIEEQKSIDEIVSMGYPKDLVIKIIKIVERAEYKRKQAAPGLKVTSKAFGFGRRMPIVQRWV